In Mycoavidus cysteinexigens, a genomic segment contains:
- the coq7 gene encoding 2-polyprenyl-3-methyl-6-methoxy-1,4-benzoquinone monooxygenase, whose translation MIDRLIGEFDRSLRALTGVVRATRPLPQIDEAAAAELSASETKQAGALMRVNHTGEICAQALYQAQKLATQSVRLKANFEHAAREEEDHLSWLAERLNALDARSSLLNPLWYAGAFAIGFIAGKMGDRISLGFMAETERQVEQHLDRHLEKLALNDHGSRVVLEQMRVDEIAHGQAAIAAGGAELPLPVRRLMRMSSRVMTSVAYYI comes from the coding sequence ATGATAGATCGTTTAATTGGCGAATTTGATCGAAGTTTGCGCGCGCTAACTGGCGTGGTGCGGGCGACGCGGCCCTTGCCCCAAATCGATGAGGCCGCAGCGGCAGAATTATCTGCGTCGGAGACAAAACAGGCGGGCGCCTTGATGCGTGTGAATCATACTGGGGAGATTTGTGCGCAAGCGCTGTATCAAGCGCAAAAGCTGGCAACTCAGTCGGTTCGACTTAAAGCAAATTTTGAGCATGCAGCGCGCGAAGAAGAAGATCATCTAAGTTGGTTGGCGGAGCGCTTAAATGCCTTAGACGCGCGTTCCAGTTTGCTGAATCCGTTGTGGTATGCCGGCGCCTTTGCAATCGGCTTTATCGCCGGAAAAATGGGCGATCGGATCAGCCTGGGTTTTATGGCTGAGACCGAGCGGCAAGTTGAACAGCACCTGGATCGTCACTTAGAAAAGTTGGCGCTTAACGATCATGGGTCGCGCGTAGTGCTTGAACAAATGCGGGTTGACGAAATTGCGCATGGGCAAGCGGCTATTGCGGCGGGCGGCGCAGAACTGCCGCTTCCAGTACGGCGTTTAATGCGGATGAGTTCGCGCGTGATGACCTCTGTGGCTTACTATATATAA